One window from the genome of Salvia splendens isolate huo1 chromosome 9, SspV2, whole genome shotgun sequence encodes:
- the LOC121747604 gene encoding homeobox-leucine zipper protein HAT5-like, producing the protein MACSGADAPIKAKKRNFDRSLDSIAAESSLGSNTMLNFGAVGGAKRSRNMVYSPFDQEEFGDDYLDEYFNQQEKKRRRLTVDQVQFLERSFEADNKLEPDRKIQLAKELVLQPRQIAVWFQNRRARWKTKQLETDYETFNARYATLKTDYDDLLKENDKLKAEVLRLKQNDIGGDAKKVNLQLLNCKGLPEVMPTEANVRKISDDEESNMAALGFKNEQQSSSKSEVSNAGSPRLTDGINSPLLESGVSSHAFDRDYSHSSQIGEDNLHEEPDYVFTLNSFYYEFPVEDRAFNFW; encoded by the exons ATGGCATGTTCCGGTGCTGATGCTCCGATTAAAGCGAAGAAACGCAACTTTGATCGGTCTCTTGATTCAATTGCTGCAGAATCTTCTCTTG GCTCGAATACAATGCTCAACTTCGGAGCTGTTGGTGGTGCAAAGAGATCCAGAAACATGGTTTACTCACCTTTTGATCAAGAAGAGTTTGGAGACGATTACTTGGATGAGTATTTTAATCAGCAAGAAAAGAAGAGGAGGCGCCTTACTGTCGACCAAGTCCAGTTTCTCGAGAGGAGTTTTGAGGCAGACAATAAACTTGAGCCGGACAGGAAGATTCAGCTTGCTAAAGAGCTGGTGTTGCAGCCTCGACAGATTGCTGTGTGGTTCCAAAATCGCAGGGCGCGTTGGAAGACAAAGCAGCTAGAAACAGATTatgaaacatttaatgcaaGATATGCGACCCTGAAAACAGACTATGATGATCTTTTGAAGGAAAACGATAAATTGAAGGCAGAG GTTCTTCGCCTCAAACAAAACGACATTGGTGGAGATGCAAAGAAAGTAAACTTACAATTACTCAACTGCAAAGGGCTCCCTGAAGTGATGCCTACAGAAGCCAATGTGCGCAAGATTTCTGATGATGAAGAGTCCAATATGGCAGCCTTGGGTTTCAAGAATGAACAACAGAGCTCATCAAAGAGTGAAGTGAGTAATGCGGGCAGTCCGAGGTTGACTGATGGGATTAACTCTCCTCTGTTAGAATCTGGTGTTTCGTCTCATGCCTTTGATCGCGACTACTCACATTCATCACAGATTGGAGAAGACAACTTACATGAAGAGCCTGATTATGTCTTTACTCTGAATTCCTTTTACTATGAATTTCCCGTTGAAGATCGTGCCTTCAACTTCTGGTGA
- the LOC121747606 gene encoding 40S ribosomal protein S27-2-like: MVLSNDVDLLNPPAELEKRKHKLKRLVQSPNSFFMDVKCQGCFNITTVFSHSQTVVVCGNCQTVLCQPTGGRARLTEGCSFRKKAE; the protein is encoded by the exons ATG GTTCTATCTAATGATGTCGATTTGCTAAACCCTCCAGCTGAGCTTGAGAAAAGGAAGCACAAGCTTAAGCGCCTCGTGCAATCCCCCAACTCCTTCTTCATG GATGTCAAGTGCCAGGGTTGCTTCAATAT AACCACTGTGTTCAGCCACTCCCAGACAGTTGTAGTGTGCGGCAATTGCCAGACTGTGCTGTGCCAACCTACTGGTGGTCGTGCCAGGCTTACCGAGGGCTGCTCCTTCCGGAAAAAGGCAGAATGA
- the LOC121747605 gene encoding uncharacterized protein LOC121747605 — MMAAAQLFNQVLAPQTQLPSLHLFPLRPQKCDFHNDKRVFRSLPPQNSTKRSFYIASSSNVGAAPLWENWAPEKTSKAPSLSDIIWPSAGAFAAMALLGKIDQILAPKGVSITIAPLGAVCAVLFATPASPGARKYNMFVAQIGCAAIGALAFSILGPGWLARSTALAAAMAFMIFTRSVHPPAASLPLLFIDGVKLHHLNFWYALFPGSAGCIVLCLIQDMVCYLKDNLKF; from the exons ATGATGGCTGCTGCGCAGCTCTTTAATCAGGTTTTAGCGCCGCAAACGCAGCTGCCATCTCTCCATTTATTTCCTCTCCGCCCCCAAAAATGTGATTTCCACAACGACAAAAGGGTTTTTAGATCTCTCCCTCCCCAAAATTCCACAAAACGGAGCTTTTACATCGCTTCATCGAGTAATGTGGGTGCTGCTCCACTGTGGGAGAATTGGGCTCCCGAAAAGACCTCCAAAGCTCCTTCCCTCAGTGACATTATTTGGCCTTCTGCTG GGGCTTTTGCTGCAATGGCGTTGTTGGGTAAGATTGATCAGATATTGGCACCAAAAGGGGTTTCCATTACAATTGCGCCGCTCGGAGCCGTCTGCGCCGTTCTTTTCGCTACGCCAGCTTCTCCCGGCGCTAGG AAGTACAATATGTTTGTGGCGCAGATCGGGTGTGCAGCAATAGGCGCCTTGGCCTTTTCCATATTAGGCCCGGGCTGGCTAGCTAGGAGCACCGCCCTCGCTGCTGCCATGGCCTTCATGATCTTCACCCGCTCCGTCCATCCCCCAG CTGCAAGCCTGCCATTGCTCTTCATTGATGGAGTTAAGCTGCACCATTTGAATTTTTGGTACGCCTTGTTCCCTGGCTCTGCTGGATGCATTGTCCTATGTTTGATC CAAGATATGGTGTGTTACTTGAAGGACAACTTGAAATTTTGA
- the LOC121749121 gene encoding uncharacterized protein LOC121749121: protein MPLAGPSDCYYLCDNAYANNEGFIIPYKGVRYHLKEWGNGAQAPQSPEELFNLKHSKARNVIERSFAVLKMRWGIFRSPSFYPIDVQTGLIIACFLLHNFIRTQMEADPYDALVGEHYEDGYGSDSDDPVVPTISSVAPTPAWMKKRNDFASTMWNNRTNM, encoded by the exons ATGCCATTAGCCGGCCCCTCGG ATTGCTATTACCTCTGCGACAATGCATACGCCAACAACGAGGGATTCATCATACCGTACAAAGGCGTCCGGTACCATTTGAAGGAGTGGGGTAATGGCGCTCAGGCACCTCAATCGCCCGAGGAATTGTTCAACTTGAAGCACTCTAAAGCTCGGAATGTTATTGAGCGCTCATTTGCAGTACTGAAGATGCGTTGGGGAATATTCCGCAGTCCAAGCTTCTATCCTATTGATGTCCAAACTGGATTGATCATTGCATGTTTCTTGCTCCACAATTTCATACGCACGCAGATGGAGGCGGATCCGTATGATGCATTGGTTGGAGAACATTATGAAGATGGGTATGGAAGTGATAGCGATGATCCTGTTGTTCCCACTATAAGTTCGGTTGCACCAACACCGGCGTGGATGAAGAAACGGAACGACTTTGCTTCTACAATGTGGAATAATAGGACAAACATGTGA
- the LOC121748372 gene encoding protein NRT1/ PTR FAMILY 2.11-like, translated as MENPEKIEASKTKKEPNYRGVRAMPFVIGNETFEKLGTIGTSSNLLVYLTTVFNMKSITATNVINIFNGTCNFGTLLGAFLSDTYLGRYKTLGLASVSSFLGMLVLTMTATFPSLHPPKCGSGGACVEASMGQMAFLFTAFVFLVIGASGIRPCNLAFGADQFNPNTESGKQGINSFFNWYYFTFTFAMMVSLSVIVYVQASINWAIGLAIPAFLMFLSCAFFFVGTRIYVMILPQGSPITSVIQTLVVAFKKRKLQLPSQPLNSLFVYHNPDSINSRLPYTEQFRWLNKAAIITENDEINEDGSAADPWTLCSVQQVEEIKCVIRVVPIWVSGVLYYVVLVQTQTYLVFQALQTDRRLGRGSFKIPAATYNVFTMISLTIWIPVYDRLIVPLLRRLTGKQEGITMLQRIGFGIFLAALTMLLSGAVEAHRRTVALTRPTLGVEARRGTVSAMSGFWLTPQLALTGVSEAFAVIGQIELFYKQFPENMRSFAGSFLFCGFAISSYFTSFLVSVVHNTTRVGASGNWLAEDLNEGRLDYFYYLVAGLEFLNLVYFLVCAKWYRYKSSDDTSDGKMEVPMEKIDAQKSV; from the exons ATGGAGAATCCTGAGAAAATTGAGGCCTCCAAAACCAAAAAAGAACCAAACTACAGAGGAGTGAGAGCCATGCCTTTTGTCATAG GTAACGAGACATTTGAGAAGCTTGGAACAATTGGGACATCTTCAAATCTTCTAGTATACCTCACCACCGTCTTCAACATGAAGTCCATCACCGCCACCAACGTCATCAACATCTTCAACGGCACCTGCAACTTCGGCACATTGCTCGGCGCCTTCCTCTCCGACACCTACCTCGGCCGCTACAAAaccctcggcctcgcctccgtcTCCTCCTTCCTg GGCATGCTGGTCCTGACAATGACAGCGACGTTCCCGAGCCTGCACCCGCCAAAATGCGGGAGCGGCGGCGCGTGCGTGGAGGCTTCGATGGGACAGATGGCGTTCCTTTTCACAGCGTTTGTTTTCCTGGTCATCGGGGCTAGCGGGATCCGGCCGTGCAACCTGGCGTTCGGGGCGGACCAGTTCAACCCGAACACGGAATCGGGCAAACAGGGCATCAACAGCTTCTTTAACTGGTACTACTTCACCTTCACGTTTGCGATGATGGTGTCGCTCAGCGTCATCGTGTACGTGCAGGCCAGCATCAACTGGGCCATCGGCCTCGCCATCCCCGCCTTCCTCATGTTCCTTTCGTGCGCCTTCTTCTTTGTCGGTACGAGGATCTACGTCATGATCCTCCCCCAGGGGAGCCCTATCACCAGCGTCATTCAGACGCTGGTGGTCGCGTTTAAGAAGAGGAAGCTGCAGTTGCCGTCTCAACCACTTAATTCTCTCTTCGTTTACCACAATCCCGATTCCATCAACTCCAGACTCCCTTATACTGAACAATTCag GTGGTTGAATAAAGCAGCAATAATAACAGAAAATGACGAAATCAATGAAGATGGATCAGCAGCAGATCCATGGACTCTTTGCAGTGTACAGCAAGTGGAGGAGATCAAATGCGTGATCAGAGTGGTCCCCATTTGGGTCTCCGGCGTGCTATACTACGTCGTTTTAGTCCAAACTCAGACATATCTAGTCTTCCAAGCCCTTCAAACCGACCGCCGGCTAGGCCGCGGCAGCTTCAAAATCCCGGCCGCCACCTACAATGTCTTCACCATGATCAGCCTCACCATCTGGATCCCGGTCTACGACCGCCTCATCGTCCCCCTGCTCCGCCGCCTGACCGGGAAGCAAGAGGGAATCACGATGCTGCAGAGGATCGGGTTCGGAATATTCCTCGCGGCCCTGACCATGCTGCTGTCTGGCGCGGTGGAGGCCCACAGGAGGACTGTGGCCCTCACGCGCCCCACACTGGGCGTGGAGGCCCGGCGCGGCACGGTGTCGGCCATGTCAGGGTTCTGGCTGACGCCGCAGCTGGCGCTGACCGGGGTGTCAGAGGCGTTCGCGGTGATCGGGCAGATTGAACTGTTCTACAAGCAGTTCCCGGAGAACATGAGGAGCTTCGCGGGCTCCTTTTTGTTCTGCGGGTTTGCTATATCGAGCTACTTCACGAGCTTTCTCGTGTCGGTTGTGCACAACACGACACGTGTTGGCGCGTCCGGGAATTGGCTTGCGGAGGATTTGAATGAAGGAAGGTTGGACTATTTTTACTACCTTGTTGCGGGGTTGGAgtttttgaatttggtgtattTTTTGGTTTGTGCTAAGTGGTATAGGTATAAGAGTAGTGATGATACAAGTGATGGTAAAATGGAGGTGCCTATGGAGAAGATTGATGCTCAAAaatcagtttag
- the LOC121748371 gene encoding plasma membrane ATPase 2-like isoform X2, which yields MEALVNETVDLEHCAIDELFPHLKCTKEGLTTEEAEERLNKVGYNRLEEKKESKFLKFLGFMWNPLSWVMEVAAIMAIALANGGGKAPDWQDFVGIITLLFINSTISFIEENNAGNAAAALMARLAPKAKVLRNRTWSEIEACELVPGDIVSIKLGDIVPADARLLEGDALKIDQSALTGESLPVNKGPGEAVYSGSTCKQGELEAVVYATGVHTFFGKAAHLVDSTNQVGHFQKVLTAIGNFCICSIAVGMVIECIVMYTIQHRKYRAGIDNLLVLLIGGIPIAMPTVLSVTMAIGSHSLAQQGAITKRMTAIEEMAGMDVLCSDKTGTLTLNKLTVDKNLIEVFSKDVDADMVLLMAARASRTENQDAIDAAIVGMLADPKEARAGVREVHFLPFNPTDKRTALTYIDNEGNWHRASKGAPEQILNLAHNKSHIERRVHAVIDDFAERGLRSLGVAYQELPEGTKDSTGGPWQFIGLVPLFDPPRHDSAKTIREALDLGVNVKMITGDQLAIGKETGRRLGMGTNMYTSALLGQNKDGSIATLPIDELIEKADGFAGVFPEHKYEIVKRLQARKHICGMTGDGVNDAPALKKADIGIAVADATDAARSASDIVLTEPGLSVIVSAVLSSRAIFQRMKNYTIYAVSITIRVVLGFMLLALIWEFDFPPFMVLIIAILNDGTIMTISKDRVKPSPLPDSWKLSEIFATGIVLGSYLALMTVIFFWTAYKTDFFPRVFGVETLEKTPNSDFRMLASAIYLQVSTISQALIFVTRSRSWSFVERPGLLLVAAFAVAQLVATLIAVYASWSFAAIEGIGWGWAGVIWLYNIITYIPLDIIKFFTRYALSGKAWDHVLERRTAFTRHKDFGKEHRELQWAREQRTLHGLQVPDTKLFNEINNFSELNQLAEEAKRRAEIARMRELRTLKGHVESVVRLKGLDIDEIKQAYTL from the exons ATGGAAGCTCTCGTGAACGAGACAGTCGATTTG GAACACTGCGCCATTGATGAGCTGTTTCCACATCTGAAATGTACCAAAGAGGGCCTCACTACTGAGGAGGCTGAAGAGAGGTTGAACAAGGTTGGATACAACAGACTTGAAGAGAAGAAG GAGAGTAAATTCCTCAAGTTTTTGGGGTTTATGTGGAATCCTCTTTCATGGGTTATGGAAGTGGCGGCTATCATGGCAATTGCCCTTGCTAATGGAGGA GGAAAGGCTCCGGATTGGCAGGACTTTGTGGGTATCATCACCTTGCTATTCATCAACTCGACTATTAGTTTCATCGAGGAGAATAACGCAGGCAATGCAGCAGCTGCTCTCATGGCTCGCCTTGCTCCAAAAGCAAAA GTTCTTAGAAATAGGACGTGGAGCGAGATAGAGGCTTGCGAATTGGTGCCTGGAGACATTGTTAGCATAAAGCTTGGAGATATAGTTCCTGCTGATGCTCGTCTCTTGGAGGGCGATGCCCTTAAAATTGATCAG TCTGCTTTGACAGGGGAGTCCCTTCCTGTGAACAAGGGTCCAGGAGAAGCAGTTTACTCTGGTTCTACGTGCAAACAAGGAGAGCTCGAAGCTGTTGTTTATGCAACGGGTGTTCACACCTTCTTTGGAAAGGCTGCTCACCTTGTCGACAGCACTAATCAAGTCGGGCACTTCCAAAAG GTTTTAACTGCGATTGGAAACTTCTGCATATGCTCCATTGCGGTGGGGATGGTTATAGAGTGTATAGTGATGTACACTATTCAACACAGAAAATACCGGGCTGGCATCGACAATCTTCTTGTTCTCCTCATTGGAGGAATTCCAATAGCCATGCCAACTGTCCTCTCTGTTACAATGGCGATTGGCTCCCATAGTTTGGCTCAGCag GGAGCTATAACAAAGAGAATGACTGCTATAGAAGAGATGGCCGGGATGGATGTGCTTTGCAGCGACAAGACAGGGACCCTCACTCTGAACAAGCTTACCGTTGATAAGAATCTCATCGAG GTGTTTTCGAAAGATGTTGATGCTGATATGGTTCTTCTGATGGCGGCTAGAGCCTCTCGAACAGAAAACCAGGACGCTATAGATGCTGCTATTGTAGGAATGCTGGCTGATCCGAAAGAG GCACGTGCTGGAGTTCGAGAAGTGCACTTCCTTCCTTTCAACCCCACTGACAAGAGAACGGCATTGACTTACATAGACAACGAAGGAAATTGGCACAGGGCTAGCAAAGGTGCACCAGAGCAG ATTCTAAACCTTGCACACAATAAGTCTCACATAGAGCGAAGAGTTCATGCTGTGATTGATGATTTTGCGGAAAGAGGTCTGAGATCACTTGGTGTGGCATACCAG GAACTTCCAGAAGGAACGAAAGATAGTACTGGAGGACCATGGCAATTCATTGGTCTAGTGCCTCTCTTTGATCCACCTAGACACGACAGTGCAAAAACAATAAGAGAGGCATTAGATCTTGGAGTCAATGTCAAAATGATAACTG GGGATCAGCTTGCAATAGGAAAGGAAACCGGCCGAAGACTAGGAATGGGGACTAACATGTATACATCAGCTTTACTGGGCCAAAATAAGGATGGATCGATTGCTACTCTGCCGATTGATGAGCTCATTGAGAAAGCTGATGGCTTTGCTGGTGTCTTCCCAG AACATAAATATGAGATTGTAAAGCGCCTGCAAGCTAGAAAACACATATGTGGAATGACCGGCGATGGAGTGAACGATGCTCCTGCTCTGAAAAAGGCTGATATCGGCATTGCTGTAGCCGATGCAACTGATGCAGCACGCAGTGCTTCTGACATCGTCCTTACTGAACCTGGACTCAGTGTCATCGTCAGCGCTGTTCTGAGCAGTCGAGCGATCTTCCAGAGGATGAAGAACTACACG ATTTATGCCGTTTCTATTACAATTCGTGTTGTG CTTGGTTTCATGCTGTTAGCCTTGATATGGGAATTCGACTTTCCACCTTTTATGGTTCTTATCATTGCAATACTCAATGATG GTACTATCATGACTATATCGAAAGATAGAGTTAAACCATCACCTCTGCCAGACAGCTGGAAGCTCTCCGAAATCTTTGCAACTGGTATCGTTCTTGGTAGTTACTTGGCATTGATGACTGTCATCTTCTTTTGGACAGCGTATAAAACAGATTTCTTTCCC CGCGTGTTTGGGGTGGAAACACTTGAGAAAACTCCCAACAGCGACTTCAGGATGCTTGCTTCAGCAATATATCTGCAAGTAAGCACCATCAGCCAGGCTCTGATATTCGTGACAAGATCAAGAAGCTGGTCGTTTGTTGAGCGCCCTGGTCTGTTGCTCGTGGCTGCATTTGCCGTTGCCCAACTG GTTGCTACTCTAATCGCGGTATATGCAAGCTGGAGCTTTGCAGCAATTGAAGGAATCGGTTGGGGCTGGGCGGGCGTGATCTGGCTATACAACATCATTACATACATCCCTCTCGACATCATCAAATTCTTCACGCGTTACGCTCTCAGTGGGAAAGCTTGGGATCATGTTCTTGAAAGAAGG ACTGCTTTCACCAGACATAAGGATTTTGGGAAGGAGCACCGCGAGCTTCAATGGGCCCGCGAGCAGAGAACCCTTCACGGGCTGCAAGTGCCGGACACCAAACTTTTCAACGAGATAAACAATTTCTCCGAGCTCAACCAGCTCGCAGAGGAAGCCAAACGAAGAGCTGAGATAGCAAG GATGCGGGAGCTGCGCACGTTGAAAGGACACGTTGAATCGGTTGTTAGGCTCAAGGGTCTGGATATTGATGAGATTAAGCAAGCATACACTCTATGA
- the LOC121748371 gene encoding plasma membrane ATPase 2-like isoform X1, producing MEALVNETVDLEHCAIDELFPHLKCTKEGLTTEEAEERLNKVGYNRLEEKKESKFLKFLGFMWNPLSWVMEVAAIMAIALANGGGKAPDWQDFVGIITLLFINSTISFIEENNAGNAAAALMARLAPKAKVLRNRTWSEIEACELVPGDIVSIKLGDIVPADARLLEGDALKIDQSALTGESLPVNKGPGEAVYSGSTCKQGELEAVVYATGVHTFFGKAAHLVDSTNQVGHFQKVLTAIGNFCICSIAVGMVIECIVMYTIQHRKYRAGIDNLLVLLIGGIPIAMPTVLSVTMAIGSHSLAQQGAITKRMTAIEEMAGMDVLCSDKTGTLTLNKLTVDKNLIEVFSKDVDADMVLLMAARASRTENQDAIDAAIVGMLADPKEARAGVREVHFLPFNPTDKRTALTYIDNEGNWHRASKGAPEQILNLAHNKSHIERRVHAVIDDFAERGLRSLGVAYQELPEGTKDSTGGPWQFIGLVPLFDPPRHDSAKTIREALDLGVNVKMITGDQLAIGKETGRRLGMGTNMYTSALLGQNKDGSIATLPIDELIEKADGFAGVFPGNDSLSRILILMNAFSSYMLILDILDWSEHKYEIVKRLQARKHICGMTGDGVNDAPALKKADIGIAVADATDAARSASDIVLTEPGLSVIVSAVLSSRAIFQRMKNYTIYAVSITIRVVLGFMLLALIWEFDFPPFMVLIIAILNDGTIMTISKDRVKPSPLPDSWKLSEIFATGIVLGSYLALMTVIFFWTAYKTDFFPRVFGVETLEKTPNSDFRMLASAIYLQVSTISQALIFVTRSRSWSFVERPGLLLVAAFAVAQLVATLIAVYASWSFAAIEGIGWGWAGVIWLYNIITYIPLDIIKFFTRYALSGKAWDHVLERRTAFTRHKDFGKEHRELQWAREQRTLHGLQVPDTKLFNEINNFSELNQLAEEAKRRAEIARMRELRTLKGHVESVVRLKGLDIDEIKQAYTL from the exons ATGGAAGCTCTCGTGAACGAGACAGTCGATTTG GAACACTGCGCCATTGATGAGCTGTTTCCACATCTGAAATGTACCAAAGAGGGCCTCACTACTGAGGAGGCTGAAGAGAGGTTGAACAAGGTTGGATACAACAGACTTGAAGAGAAGAAG GAGAGTAAATTCCTCAAGTTTTTGGGGTTTATGTGGAATCCTCTTTCATGGGTTATGGAAGTGGCGGCTATCATGGCAATTGCCCTTGCTAATGGAGGA GGAAAGGCTCCGGATTGGCAGGACTTTGTGGGTATCATCACCTTGCTATTCATCAACTCGACTATTAGTTTCATCGAGGAGAATAACGCAGGCAATGCAGCAGCTGCTCTCATGGCTCGCCTTGCTCCAAAAGCAAAA GTTCTTAGAAATAGGACGTGGAGCGAGATAGAGGCTTGCGAATTGGTGCCTGGAGACATTGTTAGCATAAAGCTTGGAGATATAGTTCCTGCTGATGCTCGTCTCTTGGAGGGCGATGCCCTTAAAATTGATCAG TCTGCTTTGACAGGGGAGTCCCTTCCTGTGAACAAGGGTCCAGGAGAAGCAGTTTACTCTGGTTCTACGTGCAAACAAGGAGAGCTCGAAGCTGTTGTTTATGCAACGGGTGTTCACACCTTCTTTGGAAAGGCTGCTCACCTTGTCGACAGCACTAATCAAGTCGGGCACTTCCAAAAG GTTTTAACTGCGATTGGAAACTTCTGCATATGCTCCATTGCGGTGGGGATGGTTATAGAGTGTATAGTGATGTACACTATTCAACACAGAAAATACCGGGCTGGCATCGACAATCTTCTTGTTCTCCTCATTGGAGGAATTCCAATAGCCATGCCAACTGTCCTCTCTGTTACAATGGCGATTGGCTCCCATAGTTTGGCTCAGCag GGAGCTATAACAAAGAGAATGACTGCTATAGAAGAGATGGCCGGGATGGATGTGCTTTGCAGCGACAAGACAGGGACCCTCACTCTGAACAAGCTTACCGTTGATAAGAATCTCATCGAG GTGTTTTCGAAAGATGTTGATGCTGATATGGTTCTTCTGATGGCGGCTAGAGCCTCTCGAACAGAAAACCAGGACGCTATAGATGCTGCTATTGTAGGAATGCTGGCTGATCCGAAAGAG GCACGTGCTGGAGTTCGAGAAGTGCACTTCCTTCCTTTCAACCCCACTGACAAGAGAACGGCATTGACTTACATAGACAACGAAGGAAATTGGCACAGGGCTAGCAAAGGTGCACCAGAGCAG ATTCTAAACCTTGCACACAATAAGTCTCACATAGAGCGAAGAGTTCATGCTGTGATTGATGATTTTGCGGAAAGAGGTCTGAGATCACTTGGTGTGGCATACCAG GAACTTCCAGAAGGAACGAAAGATAGTACTGGAGGACCATGGCAATTCATTGGTCTAGTGCCTCTCTTTGATCCACCTAGACACGACAGTGCAAAAACAATAAGAGAGGCATTAGATCTTGGAGTCAATGTCAAAATGATAACTG GGGATCAGCTTGCAATAGGAAAGGAAACCGGCCGAAGACTAGGAATGGGGACTAACATGTATACATCAGCTTTACTGGGCCAAAATAAGGATGGATCGATTGCTACTCTGCCGATTGATGAGCTCATTGAGAAAGCTGATGGCTTTGCTGGTGTCTTCCCAGGTAATGACTCTCTCTCTCGAATCCTAATCCTAATGAATGCATTCTCAAGTTATATGCTCATCTTGGATATACTGGACTGGTCAGAACATAAATATGAGATTGTAAAGCGCCTGCAAGCTAGAAAACACATATGTGGAATGACCGGCGATGGAGTGAACGATGCTCCTGCTCTGAAAAAGGCTGATATCGGCATTGCTGTAGCCGATGCAACTGATGCAGCACGCAGTGCTTCTGACATCGTCCTTACTGAACCTGGACTCAGTGTCATCGTCAGCGCTGTTCTGAGCAGTCGAGCGATCTTCCAGAGGATGAAGAACTACACG ATTTATGCCGTTTCTATTACAATTCGTGTTGTG CTTGGTTTCATGCTGTTAGCCTTGATATGGGAATTCGACTTTCCACCTTTTATGGTTCTTATCATTGCAATACTCAATGATG GTACTATCATGACTATATCGAAAGATAGAGTTAAACCATCACCTCTGCCAGACAGCTGGAAGCTCTCCGAAATCTTTGCAACTGGTATCGTTCTTGGTAGTTACTTGGCATTGATGACTGTCATCTTCTTTTGGACAGCGTATAAAACAGATTTCTTTCCC CGCGTGTTTGGGGTGGAAACACTTGAGAAAACTCCCAACAGCGACTTCAGGATGCTTGCTTCAGCAATATATCTGCAAGTAAGCACCATCAGCCAGGCTCTGATATTCGTGACAAGATCAAGAAGCTGGTCGTTTGTTGAGCGCCCTGGTCTGTTGCTCGTGGCTGCATTTGCCGTTGCCCAACTG GTTGCTACTCTAATCGCGGTATATGCAAGCTGGAGCTTTGCAGCAATTGAAGGAATCGGTTGGGGCTGGGCGGGCGTGATCTGGCTATACAACATCATTACATACATCCCTCTCGACATCATCAAATTCTTCACGCGTTACGCTCTCAGTGGGAAAGCTTGGGATCATGTTCTTGAAAGAAGG ACTGCTTTCACCAGACATAAGGATTTTGGGAAGGAGCACCGCGAGCTTCAATGGGCCCGCGAGCAGAGAACCCTTCACGGGCTGCAAGTGCCGGACACCAAACTTTTCAACGAGATAAACAATTTCTCCGAGCTCAACCAGCTCGCAGAGGAAGCCAAACGAAGAGCTGAGATAGCAAG GATGCGGGAGCTGCGCACGTTGAAAGGACACGTTGAATCGGTTGTTAGGCTCAAGGGTCTGGATATTGATGAGATTAAGCAAGCATACACTCTATGA